In a genomic window of Papilio machaon chromosome 4, ilPapMach1.1, whole genome shotgun sequence:
- the LOC106718999 gene encoding 39S ribosomal protein L21, mitochondrial: MSLIRTGLQRLATVFSGSNGGILSRFLTNVVPAQQQSINTQKEVIETCNRMIAQKPSRNFAIIHLLGKQWRVSDGDLLVVEGYWPPSIGDQIKLEKVLLAATKDFSLIGRPLVQPDLVTVTATVISKGLSHTRVHFKKKRRKQFMRINFQRAQQTMLRINSVEIADKINARPKNEQ, from the exons ATGTCTTTAATTAGAACAGGCCTGCAAAGACTAGCAACCGTTTTCAGTGGGAGTAATG GGGGCATTCTATCTAGATTTCTCACAAATGTTGTGCCTGCTCAGCAACAATCTATTAATACACAAAAAGAAGTAATAGAAACATGTAACAGAATGATTGCACAGAAACCTTCTCGTAACTTTGCTATTATTCATCTCTTGGGTAAACAATGGCGGGTGAGCGACGGCGATCTGCTTGTAGTCGAAGGATACTGGCCTCCGAGTATTGGTGATcagataaaattagaaaaagtaCTTTTAGCAGCAACAAAAGATTTCTCATTGATTGGTCGACCACTCGTACAACCAGATCTAGTAACAGTCACTGCTACTGTGATATCTAAGGGACTCTCACACACTCGCGTACACTTCAAGAAGAAGAGGAGGAAGCAGTTTATGAGAATCAACTTCCAAAGAGCTCAGCAGACTATGCTGAGAATTAATTCTGTTGAAATTGCTGATAAAATTAATGCAAGACCTAAAAATGAACAGTga
- the LOC106718982 gene encoding regulator of telomere elongation helicase 1 homolog, translated as MPEVMISGIPVSFPFEPYEVQRAYMEKVIESLQNNTNALLESPTGTGKTLSLLCSSLAWLLVKKAQLQMNAQVGNFSEHSGGGFSGNLKESLKASGKSKDNTSWGMPKIIYSSRTHSQLTQAMQELKRSSYRHVKAAVLGSRDQMCIHPEVSKETNNMNKVHMCQLKVKSRTCFFYNNVESKKEDRSIKGDDILDIEDLVGVGKKLKCCPYYLSKELKQDADIIFMPYNYILDPKSRKANGVELMNNIVILDEAHNVEKMCEESASLQIRTTDVALCIDEITYVMKSFVENNEEIDATLDNTTPKDFTCDDLCILKEMMLALEKAIDDISVGSEGTTYPGSFIFELLSKAEIKDHNQMTVITLIENLIQYLSTANASPFQRKGVGLQKIVDLLNVVYSGTTHAYKERVKLCYKVHISVEDKKNKKSDSWGALKATSTKTSERVLSYWCFSPGFGMKQLLEQNVKSIILTSGTLAPLKPLISELGIPIGVLLENPHIVKANQICVKIIGQGPDGTPLNSNYQNRDNPKYISSLGRTILSFCRVVPDGVLVFFPSYPIMSKCQEMWQNDGIWSGINNIKPIFVEPQRKDTFNAIINDFYSKISDPNTKGACFMAVCRGKVSEGLDFADMNGRAVIITGLPFPPLKDPRIILKKKYLEELRVQNKDYLSGDEWYALEATRAVNQAIGRVIRHKNDYGAILLCDGRFNSPKLKNQLSAWLRDYINLSNKFGETVSEICRFFKNAETSLPAPRLKPLLPYESNVNYKESNAASSGVSFPLANTRIINKNPQKKSVSQYPNSNEVYADFSMDFYKNAQASNYLNEFRPKETKDLFSALDCSNDSVKTEQQPLVTIHKRNAEEVSLNAVAKKKKLKIKAFGFEENLIKSNDSSNIERVAPESLIDFVKEMKVLLDGEKYKQFQVSISAYKKEGNYTKLLETLIILLENKKLFYLFKGMKRFLKEEHKLEFQKYCDDVKLDR; from the coding sequence ATGCCTGAAGTAATGATATCTGGCATACCTGTTAGTTTTCCTTTCGAACCATATGAAGTGCAAAGAGCGTATATGGAAAAGGTGATTGaaagtttacaaaacaatacgAATGCTTTGTTGGAGTCACCGACTGGAACGGGAAAGACTCTGAGCTTGCTGTGTTCTTCACTGGCCTGGTTATTAGTGAAAAAAGCTCAACTCCAAATGAATGCACAGGTCGGTAATTTCTCGGAGCACAGCGGTGGCGGCTTCAGTGGTAATTTGAAGGAAAGTTTAAAGGCTAGTGGCAAATCTAAAGATAACACATCATGGGGCATGccgaaaataatttattcgtcACGAACACATTCGCAGTTAACACAGGCGATGCAGGAATTAAAACGATCAAGTTATCGACATGTAAAAGCAGCTGTGTTAGGATCGAGAGATCAGATGTGTATTCATCCAGAAGTTTctaaagaaacaaacaatatgaACAAAGTGCACATGTGTCAACTCAAAGTGAAATCTAGGACCTGCTTCTTCTATAACAATGTTGAATCAAAGAAGGAAGACCGATCAATTAAAGGAGATGATATCTTAGACATTGAAGATTTAGTTGGTGTGGGTAAGAAGTTAAAATGTTGTCCTTATTATTTATCCAAAGAACTTAAACAAGATgctgatataatatttatgccATACAATTACATATTAGATCCAAAATCAAGGAAAGCTAATGGTGTTGAACTAATGAATAATATTGTGATTTTGGATGAAGCTCATAATGTTGAGAAAATGTGTGAGGAATCAGCTTCATTACAGATCCGCACAACTGATGTTGCTTTATGTATAGATGAAATAACATATGTTATGAAAAGTTTTGTTGAGAACAACGAGGAAATCGACGCAACACTTGACAATACTACACCTAAAGATTTTACTTGTGATGATTTgtgtattttgaaagaaatgATGTTAGCATTAGAGAAAGCTATAGATGATATTAGTGTCGGTAGTGAAGGTACCACATATCCTGgtagttttatatttgagcTTCTATCAAAAGCTGAGATCAAAGATCATAACCAAATGACAGTCATCACTTTAATAGAGAATCTTATTCAATATCTGTCCACAGCAAATGCATCCCCATTTCAACGGAAAGGTGTCGGCTTACAGAAAATTGTAGATTTGTTAAATGTTGTATATAGTGGTACCACACATGCTTACAAAGAGCGTGTGAAATTATGTTACAAAGTACATATAAGTGTGGAagataaaaagaacaaaaagtcCGATAGCTGGGGTGCTTTAAAGGCCACTAGTACTAAAACAAGTGAACGAGTGCTCAGCTATTGGTGCTTCAGTCCTGGATTCGGTATGAAACAATTATTggaacaaaatgtaaaaagtattattttaactagtgGAACTCTTGCTCCATTAAAACCTTTAATTTCTGAATTAGGAATACCAATAGGTGTTCTATTAGAGAATCCACATATTGTGAAAGCTAATCAAATTTGTGTTAAGATCATTGGCCAAGGTCCAGATGGTACACCGCTCAACTCAAACTACCAAAATAGAGATAatccaaaatatatttcatccTTAGGTCGAACAATTTTAAGTTTCTGCCGTGTTGTACCTGACggagttttagttttctttccATCTTATCCAATTATGTCCAAATGTCAAGAGATGTGGCAAAACGATGGAATCTGGTCCGGTATCAACAACATAAAACCAATATTTGTTGAACCACAACGAAAGGACACATTTAATGCTATTATAAATGATTTCTATAGTAAAATAAGTGATCCCAATACCAAAGGGGCTTGTTTTATGGCTGTTTGTAGGGGTAAGGTATCGGAAGGTTTAGATTTTGCTGACATGAATGGAAGGGCTGTTATAATAACAGGACTTCCATTTCCACCATTGAAAGACCCACGAATCATTCTTAAGAAAAAGTACCTTGAAGAACTCAGAGTACAAAACAAGGATTACTTATCGGGGGATGAATGGTACGCTTTAGAAGCAACGAGAGCTGTTAATCAAGCTATTGGTAGAGTTATCAGACACAAAAATGATTATGGAGCTATATTACTTTGTGATGGTAGATTCAACAGtccaaagttaaaaaatcaGCTGTCTGCTTGGCTCAGAGATTATATAAACTTATCAAACAAATTTGGAGAAACTGTGAGCGAGATTTGCAGATTTTTTAAGAATGCTGAAACATCTTTGCCAGCCCCAAGATTAAAACCACTGCTACCTTATGAGAgtaatgttaattacaaagAAAGTAATGCAGCATCTAGTGGTGTTTCATTTCCATTGGCAAACACGagaattatcaataaaaatcccCAAAAGAAATCAGTAAGTCAATATCCGAACTCTAATGAAGTGTATGCAGATTTTTCAATggacttttataaaaatgctcAAGCGTCAAATTATCTAAATGAATTTCGACCGAAGGAAACTAAAGATCTTTTCAGTGCATTAGACTGCAGTAATGATTCAGTCAAAACTGAACAACAACCATTAGTGacaatacataaaagaaatgcTGAGGAAGTAAGTCTAAATGCTGttgctaaaaagaaaaagttaaaaatcaaAGCATTTGGTTTTGAGGAGAACCTTATAAAGAGTAATGACAGTAGTAATATAGAAAGGGTTGCTCCTGAATCTTTGATTgattttgttaaagaaatgAAAGTACTTTTAGACGGGgagaaatataaacaatttcaaGTCTCAATATCGGCATACAAGAAAGAAGGGAATTATACCAAGTTATTGGAGACGTTGATCATTTtgcttgaaaataaaaagctattttatttatttaaaggaatGAAAAGATTTCTAAAGGAGGAACATAAGCTTGAATTTCAGAAATATTGTGATGATGTTAAATTAGATAggtga